From a single Candidatus Lernaella stagnicola genomic region:
- the iorA gene encoding indolepyruvate ferredoxin oxidoreductase subunit alpha yields MHPLLAAANKRALLLGNEAIVRGALEAGVGFVSTYPGTPSSEIGDTFNLLHQEAGVGFEYSVNEKVALEVAAATAATGVRTLVAVKHVGVNVAADPLMTLAYIGVRGGFVLITADDPGCHSSQNEQDNRHYARLGKIPMLEPATPEDAFRLIQAAFDLSEKFETPFLLRTTTRVSHTRGVVSVGVLGERKTKGSFVPDKRRFTPVPAVARLRHPVVEANLEKIEQVFNDSPLNRTWGDGRFGILTSGVSACYVEDVVTRLGLTDHVHVLHLATTYPVPRRKLAEFVERVDQALVVEEGDTLLEDELRMASNRVGKLIRVFGKESGHFSKLGELGPDAVADALSQLFQLDEAREYRDAATALPGRPPILCPSCPHRATYYAVKLAVENEPMYLSDIGCYTLGFLPPLDVGDFFICMGSSASSAGGFSAVTDKPVIAFIGDSTFFHSGMTGLLNSVHNRRDLTLVVLDNSTTGMTGHQPHPGTPGGELPQADIEKIVRAAGVEHVATIDPLNTKASLLTIRELLSKTGLKVLISRSPCPLFARKALGEPRRETKYRVDPDKCRYCGRDSQGMQCELHPHADYALARGRARVLAGPADPDLYPEQAPAKMEHPPCESACPLGLCVQGYVNHIAAGRYREARTLIRQRLVMPHTVCRVCHHPCEDVCIRNDIDDPVAINRLKRFVMDNETDADRAAYIKWVRDTIRDNGRKVAVVGAGPSGLACAFDLRFRGYEVDVFEAESEAGGMCRYGIPGYRLPNDALAKDLEMIAGIGVTFHFGERFGRDFTEASLRADGFDAAYLAPGQWNGARLGIPGEDLPGVTDALALLRQVNTGTPVTLPGHVVVIGGGNTAIDAARTARRLGAAAVTLLYRRTRAQMPANDEEIDAALAEGVKLIELGAPQQVEKIDDRWRVSCAQMELSEPDEGGRPRPVPTGETFVVECDHVVTAIGQMAAVGADELPDVKVDRWGGIQAAREDAGTGNPFWFAGGDAVSGASSVADALQWGKYAAYGIDKTLAEDPDKVVIEHWRDREQLLGESRYAPLDVPTEARRHVPKREPQEAVGDFEEVDGVFTEAEAQAEARRCLACGYCAVCRNCLDNFGCPAFYQEDGRIQINPILCDGCGTCVQVCPNGAIVPVDEVVS; encoded by the coding sequence ATGCATCCACTGTTGGCCGCCGCAAATAAGCGCGCTTTGCTTCTTGGAAACGAAGCGATCGTCCGCGGAGCGTTGGAGGCCGGCGTCGGCTTCGTTTCGACCTATCCCGGCACACCCAGCTCGGAAATCGGCGACACTTTTAACCTCTTGCACCAAGAGGCGGGCGTCGGTTTCGAGTATTCAGTCAACGAGAAGGTTGCGCTGGAGGTAGCCGCTGCCACCGCGGCCACGGGCGTACGCACCCTCGTGGCCGTGAAACACGTCGGCGTCAATGTCGCCGCCGATCCGCTGATGACCTTGGCCTATATCGGCGTGCGCGGCGGCTTCGTCCTGATCACCGCTGACGATCCCGGTTGCCATAGCAGCCAGAACGAGCAGGACAACCGGCATTATGCCCGCCTCGGGAAAATCCCGATGCTCGAGCCGGCCACGCCCGAAGACGCCTTCCGCTTGATCCAGGCGGCCTTTGATCTCTCCGAAAAATTCGAGACGCCGTTTTTGCTGCGCACCACCACACGCGTCTCCCACACCCGCGGCGTGGTTTCAGTCGGCGTGCTGGGCGAGAGAAAAACGAAGGGGAGCTTCGTGCCCGACAAGCGGCGTTTTACGCCCGTGCCGGCCGTCGCGCGCCTGCGTCACCCCGTCGTGGAAGCGAACTTGGAGAAAATCGAGCAGGTCTTCAACGATTCGCCGCTCAATCGCACCTGGGGCGACGGGCGTTTCGGCATTCTCACCAGCGGCGTTTCCGCTTGTTACGTGGAAGACGTGGTGACGCGTCTCGGACTGACTGATCACGTCCACGTCCTGCACCTGGCCACGACCTATCCCGTGCCGCGACGCAAGCTCGCCGAATTCGTCGAGCGCGTCGATCAGGCGTTGGTCGTGGAAGAGGGCGACACCCTTCTCGAAGACGAATTGCGCATGGCCTCCAACCGGGTCGGTAAGCTGATCCGCGTGTTCGGCAAGGAAAGCGGCCACTTTTCCAAACTCGGCGAACTCGGCCCGGATGCGGTGGCCGACGCCCTCTCGCAGTTGTTCCAGTTGGACGAGGCGCGCGAATACCGCGACGCCGCGACAGCATTGCCGGGGCGCCCGCCGATCCTCTGCCCCTCGTGCCCCCACCGGGCGACGTACTACGCCGTCAAGCTGGCCGTCGAGAACGAGCCGATGTATCTGTCGGATATCGGCTGCTACACCCTTGGCTTCCTGCCGCCGTTGGATGTCGGCGACTTCTTCATCTGCATGGGATCGTCGGCCTCGAGCGCGGGCGGTTTCTCCGCGGTCACGGACAAGCCGGTGATCGCTTTCATCGGCGATTCCACGTTTTTTCATTCCGGCATGACCGGCTTGCTTAACTCGGTTCACAACCGGCGCGACTTGACACTCGTCGTACTCGATAACAGCACCACCGGCATGACCGGCCACCAACCACACCCCGGCACCCCGGGCGGCGAACTGCCGCAGGCGGACATCGAGAAGATTGTGCGCGCCGCGGGCGTCGAACACGTGGCCACGATCGACCCGCTAAACACGAAGGCGAGTTTGCTTACGATCAGGGAGTTGCTGAGCAAGACCGGCCTCAAGGTGCTGATCTCCCGCAGTCCGTGTCCGCTTTTTGCCCGCAAGGCGTTGGGAGAACCGCGCCGCGAAACGAAGTACCGTGTCGATCCCGACAAGTGCCGCTACTGCGGGCGGGACAGCCAGGGCATGCAATGCGAATTGCACCCGCACGCCGACTACGCACTTGCCCGCGGGCGCGCCCGGGTGTTGGCGGGGCCGGCGGATCCCGACCTGTATCCGGAACAGGCGCCGGCCAAAATGGAGCATCCGCCCTGCGAGTCGGCTTGTCCGCTGGGGCTGTGCGTGCAGGGGTACGTCAATCACATCGCGGCGGGCCGCTACCGCGAAGCGCGGACGTTGATTCGCCAGCGGCTCGTCATGCCCCACACCGTGTGCCGCGTGTGCCACCATCCCTGCGAGGATGTGTGCATTCGAAACGACATCGACGACCCGGTGGCCATCAATCGCCTCAAGCGCTTCGTTATGGACAATGAAACCGACGCCGATCGCGCGGCGTACATCAAGTGGGTACGCGACACCATCCGCGACAACGGGCGGAAAGTGGCGGTCGTCGGCGCGGGCCCCTCGGGGTTGGCGTGCGCGTTTGATCTGCGCTTTCGCGGGTACGAGGTGGATGTTTTCGAAGCCGAGTCCGAGGCGGGTGGTATGTGCCGGTACGGCATCCCGGGTTACCGCTTGCCCAACGACGCCCTCGCCAAGGATCTGGAAATGATCGCCGGCATCGGTGTGACCTTCCACTTTGGCGAGCGCTTTGGCCGGGACTTTACCGAAGCATCCTTGCGGGCCGACGGCTTCGACGCCGCCTACCTCGCGCCGGGACAGTGGAATGGGGCGCGGCTGGGCATTCCCGGAGAAGACCTGCCTGGCGTGACCGATGCCCTGGCGTTGCTGAGGCAGGTCAACACCGGCACTCCGGTTACGCTGCCCGGCCACGTTGTGGTGATCGGCGGGGGCAACACGGCCATTGACGCGGCACGAACGGCGCGACGTCTGGGAGCCGCGGCGGTCACGCTGCTGTATCGCCGCACGCGGGCGCAGATGCCGGCGAACGACGAGGAAATCGACGCGGCGCTGGCCGAGGGCGTCAAGCTTATCGAGTTAGGCGCGCCGCAGCAGGTCGAGAAAATCGACGACCGCTGGCGCGTGTCGTGTGCCCAGATGGAACTTAGCGAGCCCGATGAAGGCGGGCGGCCGCGGCCGGTGCCGACCGGCGAAACCTTTGTCGTCGAGTGCGATCATGTCGTGACGGCCATCGGGCAGATGGCGGCTGTCGGGGCCGACGAGTTGCCGGACGTGAAGGTGGACCGCTGGGGCGGTATCCAAGCCGCGCGGGAAGACGCCGGCACCGGCAATCCGTTTTGGTTCGCCGGGGGCGACGCCGTGTCGGGCGCGAGCAGTGTCGCCGACGCCCTGCAGTGGGGCAAGTACGCCGCGTATGGGATCGACAAGACGTTGGCGGAAGACCCGGACAAGGTGGTGATCGAGCACTGGCGCGACCGTGAACAGCTTCTTGGCGAGTCGCGCTACGCACCGCTTGACGTGCCCACCGAGGCGCGGCGGCATGTTCCAAAGCGGGAGCCGCAAGAAGCGGTCGGCGATTTCGAAGAGGTCGACGGTGTGTTCACCGAGGCCGAGGCGCAGGCCGAAGCGCGGCGGTGCCTGGCGTGCGGGTATTGCGCGGTGTGCCGAAACTGTCTCGACAATTTCGGTTGCCCGGCCTTTTACCAGGAGGACGGCCGCATTCAGATCAATCCGATTCTGTGCGATGGATGCGGCACGTGCGTGCAGGTTTGCCCCAACGGGGCGATCGTGCCGGTCGACGAGGTGGTATCATGA
- a CDS encoding PHP domain-containing protein has translation MAQTPALRRIDLHIHTEYSKTSEVTVEKLAAFIRDHQLPMATVTDFGTIRACRELRELVDCPVFTGVEVRAPQGDFLVFSTDEGYLDDLPATIGGVAELRHDEETAVIWAHPFVNQRAKSYEVIGLPEVESVLPHVDGIELFNGTMISLHQQNLLRPGYFQNLMRIASDMGLVMTGGSDAHEPQVLGRCFTSFLEEIADAASLVAALKGCRAIPGYDHEFFGVSIPLG, from the coding sequence ATGGCGCAGACTCCCGCCCTGAGGCGCATCGACCTGCACATCCATACCGAATACTCCAAAACGTCGGAAGTGACCGTTGAGAAATTGGCGGCTTTTATTCGCGACCATCAATTACCGATGGCGACGGTAACCGATTTCGGCACAATCCGCGCCTGTCGGGAACTACGCGAATTAGTGGATTGCCCGGTGTTTACCGGCGTCGAGGTTCGCGCGCCGCAAGGTGATTTTCTCGTTTTCTCCACCGATGAAGGATATTTGGACGACTTACCGGCCACGATCGGCGGCGTCGCCGAATTGCGGCACGACGAGGAAACGGCGGTGATTTGGGCGCACCCTTTTGTCAACCAGCGGGCCAAAAGCTATGAAGTGATCGGCCTGCCGGAAGTTGAAAGCGTGTTGCCCCACGTGGATGGCATCGAGTTGTTCAACGGAACGATGATTTCGCTGCACCAACAAAATCTTCTGCGGCCCGGCTACTTCCAAAATTTAATGCGAATCGCCAGCGACATGGGGTTGGTTATGACCGGCGGCAGCGACGCCCACGAACCGCAGGTGTTGGGGCGGTGTTTTACCAGCTTTCTAGAAGAGATCGCCGATGCCGCGTCTTTGGTCGCGGCGCTCAAGGGGTGCCGGGCCATCCCGGGGTACGACCACGAGTTTTTCGGCGTCTCGATTCCGTTGGGGTGA
- a CDS encoding indolepyruvate oxidoreductase subunit beta encodes MNPDKTTRVYLCGVGGQGSLTASRLLGEAAMAADLPVTVSEVHGMSQRGGIVESAVLIGGAKSPLVGRGDADVLMAFEPLEALRALPYCGGKTVAVVNTRAIVPFTVTLGHGEYPDRDDILEQVAAVCRRLISFDATTLAEQAGNAMAANAVMLGAVAATGALPMSVEVIERIVTEGVPAKFRATNQQAFNLGKAAAAGG; translated from the coding sequence ATGAATCCGGATAAAACCACGCGCGTGTACCTTTGCGGCGTCGGCGGGCAGGGTAGCTTGACCGCCAGCCGGCTGCTGGGCGAGGCGGCGATGGCGGCGGACCTGCCGGTGACCGTATCGGAAGTTCACGGTATGAGCCAACGCGGCGGCATCGTGGAAAGCGCGGTGCTGATCGGCGGCGCGAAGAGTCCGCTCGTGGGACGGGGAGACGCCGATGTTCTGATGGCGTTCGAACCGCTGGAGGCGCTGCGGGCGCTGCCTTATTGCGGGGGTAAAACCGTCGCGGTGGTCAACACCCGGGCCATCGTGCCCTTTACCGTAACGCTCGGGCACGGCGAATATCCGGACCGCGATGATATCCTTGAGCAGGTGGCGGCGGTGTGCCGGCGATTGATTTCTTTCGACGCCACAACACTGGCTGAACAGGCCGGCAACGCCATGGCCGCGAACGCCGTTATGCTTGGCGCGGTTGCCGCAACCGGCGCTTTGCCGATGTCGGTTGAAGTCATTGAGCGTATCGTCACCGAGGGCGTGCCGGCGAAATTCCGGGCCACAAACCAACAAGCCTTCAACCTGGGGAAGGCGGCGGCGGCCGGCGGTTGA
- the rpsT gene encoding 30S ribosomal protein S20, translating into MANHKSAEKRIRQNIKRRARNRSIRTRVGTQTKSLRGAIIAGNAETTEQQLRLTMRELNKAASKGVLKKKTASRRIARLAKAVHAAQI; encoded by the coding sequence GTGGCCAATCATAAGAGCGCGGAAAAGCGAATCCGCCAGAACATCAAGCGCCGGGCGCGCAACCGGTCCATCCGGACCCGCGTGGGTACGCAAACCAAGTCGTTGCGTGGCGCCATCATCGCCGGCAACGCCGAAACGACCGAGCAGCAGCTCCGCCTGACGATGCGGGAGTTGAATAAAGCGGCCAGCAAAGGCGTGTTGAAGAAAAAAACCGCCAGCCGCCGGATCGCGCGCTTGGCCAAAGCCGTCCACGCCGCACAAATCTAG
- the holA gene encoding DNA polymerase III subunit delta produces MPLSHLDKSLADGLKPVYLIAGSQSYQLELARSMIVRHVPLGAMADMNTDVFYVGQDSLSTVPRLANSLPMMSKRRLIVLNAWHKVKAKERDALTEYLQSPADFTVLVLLAEKLDGRAKFTKLAKKYGLVLEFDRLYESKMRPWVAAIARDQEVDIDRDAVEYLVRAVGADLAAAAREIEKAAIHAGGKAVTADDLSAVMSSVKEQSFYELFDAVTARKTAEALRVVKEIIDQGQAPLGVLAMFGRALRQLVVARLLARDRVDDQQLARALGTTPWAAKKVKGQARAFSDAALRKALVTLSKVDLMLKDGRSHDRAILERMILDLCRRS; encoded by the coding sequence ATGCCGCTTTCGCACCTGGATAAAAGCCTCGCTGACGGACTCAAACCGGTCTATCTAATCGCCGGTTCGCAGTCCTACCAGCTTGAGCTCGCGCGGTCGATGATCGTGCGCCACGTACCCTTGGGCGCCATGGCAGATATGAACACCGATGTGTTTTATGTCGGCCAGGACAGCTTGTCGACTGTGCCGCGGCTGGCCAATAGCCTGCCGATGATGTCCAAGCGCCGCCTGATCGTGCTCAATGCGTGGCACAAGGTGAAGGCCAAGGAACGCGACGCGCTAACCGAATATTTGCAGTCACCGGCCGATTTCACGGTGCTGGTGCTGTTGGCCGAAAAACTCGACGGACGGGCGAAGTTCACCAAACTGGCCAAGAAGTACGGGCTTGTGCTGGAATTCGATCGACTCTACGAAAGCAAAATGCGCCCTTGGGTCGCGGCCATCGCGCGGGATCAGGAAGTGGACATAGATCGCGACGCGGTGGAGTACCTCGTACGGGCCGTCGGGGCGGATTTGGCGGCGGCGGCGCGCGAAATCGAGAAAGCCGCGATCCACGCCGGCGGCAAGGCGGTTACCGCAGACGACCTGTCGGCGGTGATGTCTTCGGTCAAGGAGCAGTCCTTCTATGAACTGTTCGACGCGGTGACCGCGCGCAAAACGGCTGAGGCCCTGCGTGTGGTCAAGGAGATCATCGACCAAGGGCAGGCGCCGCTGGGTGTGTTGGCGATGTTCGGCCGCGCGTTGCGGCAACTGGTGGTAGCGCGTCTGTTGGCGCGGGACCGAGTCGACGACCAGCAGTTGGCGCGAGCGCTGGGCACGACGCCGTGGGCCGCGAAAAAGGTCAAGGGGCAGGCGAGGGCGTTCAGCGACGCCGCGCTCCGTAAAGCGCTGGTGACGTTATCGAAGGTCGATTTAATGCTGAAGGACGGCCGCAGTCATGACCGGGCCATCCTGGAACGAATGATTCTGGATTTGTGTCGGCGCAGCTAG
- a CDS encoding LptE family protein: MPKQGGDRSQAGSRFLLAALLLVIAAAGCGYHLARPGNNLPPTIRRVAVPVLENQTMEPGLEALLTDQLRRRFAESGWVRISAVDDSDAVLLGKVVKFKTSPIAFNESDFAVEYRAQMNVWVRLVDREGRVLWEDRNLVKVREYRNIENIFDSEANKQNAIAWLAREISTEVHDRIFDGFE, from the coding sequence ATGCCGAAACAGGGCGGGGATCGGTCGCAGGCCGGTTCCCGCTTTTTGCTTGCCGCCCTCCTGCTGGTGATAGCCGCCGCGGGTTGCGGGTATCATCTGGCGCGTCCGGGTAACAACCTGCCGCCCACTATCCGTCGCGTGGCCGTCCCGGTGCTGGAAAATCAAACAATGGAACCGGGACTCGAAGCCCTGCTGACCGACCAGTTGCGCCGCCGCTTCGCCGAAAGCGGTTGGGTACGGATCAGCGCCGTGGACGACTCCGACGCCGTGCTTCTGGGCAAGGTCGTCAAATTCAAGACTAGTCCCATCGCCTTTAACGAAAGCGACTTCGCCGTGGAATATCGCGCCCAGATGAACGTCTGGGTACGTTTGGTGGATCGTGAAGGAAGGGTATTGTGGGAAGACCGAAATCTGGTAAAAGTGCGGGAGTACCGAAACATCGAAAACATCTTCGACAGCGAGGCGAACAAGCAAAACGCCATCGCCTGGCTGGCGCGGGAGATTTCCACCGAGGTGCACGACCGCATCTTTGACGGATTCGAGTAG
- a CDS encoding phospho-sugar mutase, which translates to MADHLERYLALLNFYRDSGEITDETYQNAKMWLTDPRFADFQRDVIALIRPTALIDAFYQIIPFGTGGRRGTVGTGSNRMNARTVGESAQGLASYIIRQDNGGALAERGVAIAYDVRNSSEEFAHLTAEVLAGNGIRVLLFDSPRSTPLLSFAVRHLPTTAGVVITASHNPPTDNGFKAYWQDGGQIVAPHDVAILEEVKAVTDIARLDFDTAKEKGLVAMLGSEVDEAYFAMMERDLNFCDERAAKIVYSPLHGTGSTIVTPLLERFGFHDVHVPENQIPMDGNFPTVPRNYPNPEDPDAMAVAVALAKQIDADVVLASDPDGDRLGVFVPAGGGEYIYLTGNEFQPLMLDFVVSRLQTAGSVSQQAYICTTQVTTKMIRAVAESFGVEVVDNLLVGFKNVAFEILSREGRGVAPENMIFACEESIGYMMHHEVRDKDSASAAVIAAQMTAFYKSEGKSLLDRLHELYDEHGYFFNKGFSVFLHGAAGQTQMAQLMDRLRREPPREIAGLPVVRITDRLQDTELDMSTGEKKPLGLAQSNVVVYQLIEGGGRTTVSIRPSGTEPKIKHYIAHYGPSEQQEAVQEKGRELETAVRDLEQQILKTL; encoded by the coding sequence ATGGCTGATCACCTCGAACGGTATCTCGCGTTGCTCAATTTCTACCGCGATAGCGGCGAAATCACCGACGAGACCTACCAGAACGCCAAGATGTGGCTGACCGACCCGCGCTTTGCCGATTTTCAACGCGACGTTATCGCGCTGATTCGTCCCACGGCGTTGATCGACGCCTTTTACCAAATCATCCCCTTCGGCACCGGCGGACGCCGCGGTACCGTGGGCACCGGCAGCAATCGTATGAACGCCCGCACGGTCGGCGAATCGGCCCAAGGGCTCGCCTCCTACATCATCAGGCAAGACAACGGCGGCGCGCTGGCCGAGCGCGGCGTGGCCATAGCCTACGACGTGCGCAATTCGTCGGAAGAATTCGCCCATCTCACCGCCGAAGTGCTGGCCGGCAACGGTATCCGCGTCTTGCTCTTCGACAGCCCGCGCTCGACACCCTTGCTCTCCTTCGCCGTTCGGCATCTGCCGACAACCGCCGGCGTCGTCATCACCGCCAGCCACAATCCGCCCACCGACAACGGCTTCAAGGCGTACTGGCAAGACGGCGGGCAGATCGTGGCGCCGCATGACGTGGCCATCCTGGAAGAAGTCAAAGCGGTGACCGACATCGCGCGGCTCGACTTCGACACGGCAAAAGAGAAAGGCCTTGTCGCGATGCTCGGCAGCGAGGTGGACGAAGCTTACTTTGCCATGATGGAACGCGACCTGAATTTCTGTGACGAACGAGCCGCAAAAATCGTCTACTCGCCTTTGCACGGCACGGGTTCGACGATCGTCACGCCGTTGCTGGAACGTTTCGGTTTCCACGACGTACACGTCCCCGAAAACCAGATTCCGATGGACGGCAATTTCCCCACCGTCCCGCGCAACTACCCCAATCCGGAAGACCCCGACGCCATGGCCGTCGCGGTGGCCCTCGCCAAGCAAATCGACGCCGACGTCGTACTCGCCAGCGACCCGGACGGCGACCGCCTCGGCGTTTTCGTACCGGCGGGCGGCGGCGAATACATCTACCTCACCGGCAACGAATTCCAGCCGCTGATGCTCGACTTCGTGGTCTCGCGGCTCCAGACCGCCGGAAGCGTGTCGCAGCAGGCATACATTTGCACCACGCAGGTGACGACCAAAATGATTCGCGCGGTTGCCGAATCCTTCGGCGTGGAGGTCGTGGACAACCTGTTGGTCGGATTCAAGAACGTCGCGTTTGAAATCCTCTCACGCGAGGGGCGTGGCGTCGCGCCGGAGAATATGATCTTCGCGTGCGAGGAATCGATCGGCTACATGATGCACCACGAGGTGCGCGATAAGGACAGCGCCTCGGCCGCGGTGATTGCCGCGCAGATGACCGCCTTCTACAAAAGCGAAGGCAAGTCGCTGCTGGATCGTCTCCATGAGCTGTACGACGAGCACGGGTATTTTTTCAACAAAGGTTTTTCGGTCTTTTTGCATGGGGCCGCGGGGCAAACGCAAATGGCCCAGTTGATGGATCGCTTGCGCCGGGAGCCGCCTCGGGAAATCGCCGGGCTGCCCGTCGTGAGGATCACCGACCGCCTACAAGACACGGAACTCGACATGTCTACCGGCGAGAAAAAGCCGTTGGGATTGGCGCAAAGCAACGTCGTGGTGTACCAACTCATCGAGGGCGGCGGACGAACCACAGTGTCGATCCGGCCCTCGGGCACGGAACCGAAAATCAAGCATTACATCGCGCATTATGGCCCCAGCGAACAGCAGGAGGCCGTGCAGGAAAAAGGGCGGGAATTGGAAACCGCCGTGCGCGACTTAGAGCAGCAAATCCTCAAGACGCTCTAG